In Trueperaceae bacterium, a single genomic region encodes these proteins:
- a CDS encoding RNHCP domain-containing protein — MKRFTVRGTNQGFVCLHCGADVAPLAGGSVRNHCPACLWSLHVDVDPGDRASDCGGPLAPVGAESVGGKGWRIVHRCTVCGAERRNKAALDDPTQPDDYDALIRLTLPVGAQEVPT; from the coding sequence GTGAAGCGCTTCACCGTCCGCGGCACCAACCAGGGGTTCGTCTGCCTGCACTGCGGCGCGGACGTCGCCCCCCTCGCGGGCGGATCGGTCCGCAACCACTGTCCCGCCTGCCTCTGGTCGCTGCACGTCGACGTCGACCCGGGCGACCGGGCGTCCGACTGCGGCGGTCCGCTCGCGCCGGTCGGTGCGGAATCGGTCGGGGGGAAGGGCTGGCGGATCGTGCACCGCTGCACCGTCTGCGGCGCCGAACGCCGCAACAAGGCGGCGCTCGACGACCCGACCCAACCCGACGACTACGACGCGCTGATCCGCCTCACCCTCCCGGTCGGCGCGCAGGAGGTCCCCACGTGA
- a CDS encoding ATP-binding cassette domain-containing protein has translation MDALASLRGVTVWADERAVLDRVDWTVRPGDRWGVVGPNGAGKSTLLALLAGARAPAEGRVVRAPGLRIAHLRQDGLALDDREATLADAVREALAPVRRAEAAMAREADRLAAGGGDLRRYGALQEAFEAAGGWRAERRVARAVTAAAGGAPPATRLADLPPDARRRVAWAVAEATRPDLLLLDEPTNGLTVPERDAFAAQVEALPAQTTLVAASHDRAWLARIARQTAQVKGGRLWSVRQPFDVAAPAWGHGRRTAAMGPRPVGRTTVREGRGRGPLLHAADLRVGGDGAAGVRASLRLEDGEVLAILGQGGGGPAALLRALAAEVRPDAGTVTVRPGARVRFASRRDRGLAGASPWAAVTRWVDDGRAASLLAAFGLPHDRWRATPDALSGGERARAGLAALAASEADLVLLETPEDDLDVGGLERLEDLLRAPGTAGVVVTHDVRFADAVARDVATVEDGVLVRWRGGVEGWRRGVRRRDGGADDGRGALEGDAATAPASDVEALEAEAAEVAAALEDPTRLGLRDRARLEARARAVEAERMAAYDAGFAAPAPRYAAVEPPLRLTADRDGDVLAFAPGDLPAAPRMTRAAGAGELDVVHVSLPDPEGGAWLPWARDRVVRACLALTFPVLAPDVVQVRAGRGAPPPPFEAVPGGWWIAT, from the coding sequence GTGGATGCGTTGGCGTCGCTACGGGGCGTGACGGTGTGGGCGGACGAACGGGCGGTGCTCGACCGCGTCGACTGGACGGTCCGGCCCGGCGACCGGTGGGGCGTCGTGGGGCCCAACGGTGCCGGCAAGTCGACGCTGCTGGCGCTGCTGGCCGGCGCGCGCGCGCCCGCGGAGGGGCGGGTCGTGCGGGCGCCGGGCCTGCGCATCGCGCACCTCCGGCAGGACGGCCTCGCCCTCGACGACCGCGAAGCGACGCTGGCCGACGCCGTGCGGGAGGCGCTCGCGCCGGTCCGGCGGGCGGAGGCCGCCATGGCGCGCGAGGCGGACCGCTTGGCGGCCGGCGGCGGGGACCTGCGGCGCTACGGGGCACTGCAGGAGGCGTTCGAGGCGGCCGGTGGGTGGCGCGCGGAACGGCGCGTCGCGCGCGCCGTGACGGCGGCGGCGGGCGGCGCGCCGCCCGCGACGCGCCTCGCGGACCTCCCGCCGGACGCGCGCCGGCGGGTGGCGTGGGCGGTCGCCGAAGCGACCCGCCCGGACCTGCTGCTGCTGGACGAACCGACGAACGGCCTCACGGTCCCCGAACGCGACGCGTTCGCCGCGCAGGTCGAGGCGCTGCCCGCGCAGACGACGCTCGTCGCGGCGAGCCACGACCGGGCGTGGTTGGCGCGCATCGCGCGCCAGACGGCGCAGGTGAAGGGCGGGCGGCTTTGGAGCGTCCGCCAGCCGTTCGACGTCGCGGCCCCCGCCTGGGGGCACGGCCGCCGGACGGCGGCGATGGGGCCCCGCCCGGTGGGGCGCACGACGGTCCGCGAGGGGCGGGGGCGCGGTCCGCTGCTGCACGCCGCCGACCTGCGCGTGGGCGGGGACGGGGCGGCGGGCGTGCGGGCGTCGCTGCGGTTGGAGGACGGCGAGGTCCTGGCGATCCTCGGGCAGGGCGGGGGCGGGCCCGCGGCGCTGCTGCGGGCGTTGGCGGCGGAGGTCCGCCCCGACGCGGGCACCGTGACGGTGCGGCCGGGCGCGCGGGTCCGGTTCGCATCCCGGCGCGACCGGGGGTTGGCGGGGGCGTCGCCGTGGGCGGCCGTGACGCGCTGGGTGGACGACGGGCGCGCCGCGTCGCTGTTGGCGGCGTTCGGTCTCCCGCACGACCGCTGGCGCGCCACCCCCGACGCGCTGTCGGGCGGTGAGCGGGCGCGGGCCGGCCTGGCGGCGCTCGCGGCTTCGGAGGCGGACCTGGTGCTGCTCGAGACGCCGGAGGACGACCTGGACGTAGGCGGCCTGGAACGCCTCGAGGACCTGCTGCGCGCCCCGGGCACCGCCGGGGTGGTGGTGACGCACGACGTCCGCTTCGCCGACGCCGTGGCGCGCGACGTCGCGACGGTGGAGGACGGCGTGCTGGTGCGCTGGCGGGGGGGCGTGGAGGGCTGGCGGCGGGGCGTCCGCCGGCGGGACGGCGGCGCCGACGACGGGCGCGGAGCGCTCGAGGGGGACGCCGCGACCGCGCCGGCGTCCGACGTCGAGGCGTTGGAGGCGGAGGCGGCGGAGGTCGCCGCGGCGCTGGAGGACCCCACGCGGCTCGGGCTGCGCGACCGGGCGCGCCTCGAGGCCCGCGCGCGGGCGGTGGAGGCGGAACGCATGGCGGCGTACGACGCCGGCTTCGCGGCGCCCGCCCCGCGCTACGCGGCGGTGGAGCCCCCGCTCCGCCTCACCGCCGACCGCGACGGCGACGTCCTCGCGTTCGCGCCGGGCGACCTGCCGGCGGCGCCGCGCATGACGCGGGCGGCGGGGGCGGGGGAGTTGGACGTCGTGCACGTGAGCCTGCCCGACCCGGAGGGCGGCGCGTGGCTGCCGTGGGCGCGCGACCGGGTGGTGCGGGCGTGTCTCGCGTTGACCTTCCCGGTCCTCGCGCCGGACGTCGTGCAGGTCCGGGCGGGGCGGGGGGCGCCACCGCCCCCGTTCGAGGCGGTCCCGGGCGGCTGGTGGATTGCGACC
- a CDS encoding deoxyribodipyrimidine photo-lyase has protein sequence MPDALDPARTRDLALGPVRSDGRYVVYLVDAAQRARHNPALEEALHLAGALGVPVVAAFALDAQEPGLGERSAAYLLDGLVDLRDALAVRGVAFAVRYADPATLAHALAPDAAALVLDRGYLRHQRAWRARLAREASLRVREVEGDVVVPVDVVTDKREWAARTIRPKLWRHAEAHLVRPTPQPVAVPAGDPRLADGLPPVDLDDLGGVLAHLRLDDRAAPVALEVGGERAADLRFEGFLNSRFAAYAAHRNQPQTDDVSHLSKALRYGHLSVVDVALRARDAASDAASLDAFLEELVVRRELAINFVAFSEDYDAYATLPPWARTTLAEHASDARDEVYDEATFEAAATHDPYWNAAMREMRATGYMHNYMRMYWGKKVLEWTSDPEAGFELLRTLNDRWFLDGRSPNGYAGVAWTFGLHDRAWTERAVFGKVRYMNAAGLKRKADPDAYVAKVARLEAEAHAADGGRFRR, from the coding sequence ATGCCCGACGCGCTCGATCCCGCCCGCACCCGCGACCTCGCCCTCGGCCCCGTCCGTTCCGACGGGCGCTACGTGGTCTACCTCGTCGATGCCGCGCAGCGCGCCCGCCACAACCCCGCCCTCGAGGAGGCGCTGCACCTCGCGGGGGCGCTCGGCGTGCCGGTCGTCGCGGCGTTCGCGCTCGACGCCCAGGAGCCCGGCCTCGGTGAACGGTCGGCGGCGTACCTCCTCGACGGGCTCGTGGACCTGCGCGACGCCCTCGCGGTGCGCGGCGTGGCGTTCGCCGTCCGCTACGCCGACCCCGCGACCCTCGCGCACGCCCTCGCCCCCGACGCCGCGGCGCTGGTCCTCGACCGCGGCTACCTCCGTCACCAACGCGCCTGGCGCGCCCGCCTCGCCCGCGAAGCGTCGCTGCGCGTCCGCGAGGTGGAGGGCGACGTCGTCGTCCCGGTCGACGTCGTCACCGACAAACGCGAGTGGGCGGCCCGCACGATCCGCCCGAAGCTCTGGCGGCACGCCGAGGCGCACCTGGTGCGCCCCACGCCCCAGCCGGTCGCCGTCCCCGCCGGCGATCCCCGGCTCGCCGACGGCCTGCCGCCCGTCGACCTCGACGACCTGGGCGGCGTCCTGGCGCACCTCCGCCTGGACGACCGGGCCGCGCCGGTCGCGCTGGAGGTCGGCGGGGAACGCGCCGCCGACCTCCGGTTCGAGGGGTTCCTCAATTCGCGCTTCGCGGCGTACGCCGCGCACCGCAACCAACCGCAGACCGACGACGTGAGCCACCTCAGCAAGGCGCTTCGCTACGGGCACCTCTCGGTCGTCGACGTCGCCCTCCGGGCGCGCGACGCGGCGAGCGACGCCGCCTCGCTCGACGCCTTCCTCGAGGAGCTCGTGGTGCGGCGGGAGTTGGCGATCAACTTCGTCGCGTTCTCCGAGGACTACGACGCGTACGCCACCCTCCCCCCGTGGGCCCGCACCACCCTCGCCGAGCACGCGAGCGACGCGCGGGACGAGGTGTACGACGAAGCGACGTTCGAGGCCGCCGCGACGCACGACCCGTACTGGAACGCCGCGATGCGCGAGATGCGCGCGACGGGCTACATGCATAACTACATGCGGATGTACTGGGGGAAGAAGGTCCTCGAGTGGACCTCCGACCCCGAAGCCGGCTTCGAGCTGCTGCGGACCCTGAACGACCGCTGGTTCCTCGACGGGCGCTCCCCGAACGGGTACGCCGGCGTCGCCTGGACGTTCGGGCTGCACGACCGGGCGTGGACCGAACGCGCGGTGTTCGGCAAGGTCCGCTACATGAACGCCGCGGGCCTGAAACGCAAGGCGGATCCCGACGCCTACGTCGCGAAGGTCGCGCGCCTCGAGGCGGAGGCGCACGCCGCGGACGGCGGGCGGTTCCGGCGCTGA